A genomic stretch from Candidatus Omnitrophota bacterium includes:
- the rpsT gene encoding 30S ribosomal protein S20: MPQRRNAVKRMRVDKKRKARNQRIKANLRKTIKDFLALVSSGKMEEARASLKTVFSKLDKAAKKKIIHKNTAGRKKSRLSSKISKTA, encoded by the coding sequence ATGCCGCAAAGAAGAAACGCCGTAAAGAGAATGCGGGTTGACAAGAAGAGAAAAGCCCGCAACCAGAGAATAAAGGCCAACCTGAGAAAAACTATCAAGGACTTTTTGGCGCTTGTGTCTTCGGGAAAAATGGAAGAAGCCAGGGCATCGCTGAAAACGGTATTCTCTAAATTAGACAAGGCAGCCAAAAAAAAGATCATCCACAAAAATACCGCCGGGCGCAAAAAATCCCGCCTCAGCAGTAAAATCTCAAAAACAGCATAG
- the lptE gene encoding LPS assembly lipoprotein LptE gives MRPRILIYMIAALFLFSGCGYSTRSLIKSRFKTVYVEPVKNKVDITQEAANQRLFRTYHPLLDRDITNAIIERYAFEGGLRLAQPRDADIILKAELIDYRRDALRYDDNDDVLEYRLTLILNMALRDNKNDEEVWSEANFSGDTTYFVTGSQAKSESSAVDAAIKDLAKRVVERTIEDW, from the coding sequence ATGAGGCCAAGGATCTTGATCTATATGATTGCGGCGCTTTTTCTCTTTTCCGGCTGCGGCTACAGCACGCGTTCGTTGATAAAATCCAGGTTTAAGACCGTGTATGTGGAGCCGGTGAAAAATAAAGTTGACATCACGCAGGAGGCGGCAAACCAGCGGCTTTTCAGGACCTACCACCCGCTTCTGGACAGGGACATAACCAATGCCATAATAGAAAGATACGCCTTTGAAGGTGGGCTGCGCCTGGCGCAGCCGCGGGACGCCGACATTATTCTAAAGGCGGAATTGATAGATTACCGCAGGGACGCCTTAAGGTATGACGACAATGACGACGTTCTTGAATACCGCCTGACGCTGATACTGAATATGGCCCTCCGGGATAATAAGAATGATGAGGAGGTGTGGTCTGAGGCCAATTTTTCCGGAGATACCACTTATTTCGTCACCGGTTCCCAGGCCAAATCAGAATCAAGCGCTGTAGATGCCGCTATCAAAGATCTCGCCAAGCGCGTGGTTGAGAGGACCATAGAAGATTGGTGA
- the bamD gene encoding outer membrane protein assembly factor BamD: MRNKWPILLLFLFINTVILAPQAQAFWVWTPKTGRFVNPKHAVKQNPKEQLNFALGFFNAGDYIPAAEEFKKLIKYYPKSHEASEAQFYLGECLMKQADFYSAYKAYQKVIDKYPFSERIQEIVEKEYAIAEKFISGEAERKALGLRLPVDNPAIEILEQIIENSTYGPLAPVAQYKLGLILKDLGRLYEAEEAFEKVANNYPASEWVAAARFQLASTKAATSTGPEYDSGAAGEAKKGFEDFLKVYPDAELSQKARDNITRIKDKEAQFNFDTARFYEKQKEYKAAAVYYKIVLDDYPDSKFASEAVERLSIIENMEGK; this comes from the coding sequence GAGAAATAAATGGCCGATACTCTTATTATTTTTATTTATCAATACTGTGATTCTTGCCCCGCAGGCGCAGGCCTTCTGGGTATGGACGCCCAAGACAGGCAGGTTCGTAAACCCGAAGCACGCGGTAAAACAGAACCCCAAAGAGCAGCTCAATTTCGCGTTAGGATTTTTTAACGCGGGAGATTATATCCCGGCCGCAGAAGAGTTTAAGAAACTCATAAAGTATTATCCTAAATCACATGAGGCCTCCGAGGCGCAGTTCTATCTGGGGGAGTGTCTTATGAAGCAGGCAGATTTTTATTCCGCCTACAAGGCATACCAGAAGGTCATAGATAAGTATCCTTTCAGCGAGCGCATTCAGGAGATCGTTGAGAAGGAGTACGCGATAGCGGAGAAATTCATATCCGGAGAAGCGGAGCGCAAGGCATTGGGGTTGAGGCTGCCGGTTGACAATCCGGCCATTGAGATATTGGAGCAGATAATAGAAAATTCCACCTACGGCCCGTTGGCGCCGGTAGCGCAATATAAATTGGGGCTGATCCTGAAGGATCTCGGCAGGCTATACGAGGCAGAGGAGGCGTTTGAGAAGGTGGCCAACAATTACCCTGCCAGCGAATGGGTCGCCGCGGCCAGGTTTCAGCTGGCCTCTACAAAGGCAGCCACCTCAACCGGCCCGGAATACGATTCCGGAGCCGCGGGCGAGGCAAAAAAAGGATTTGAGGATTTTCTCAAGGTCTATCCTGACGCGGAGCTGTCCCAGAAGGCCAGGGATAATATAACCAGGATCAAAGATAAGGAGGCGCAGTTTAATTTTGATACGGCAAGGTTCTACGAGAAGCAGAAGGAATATAAGGCAGCCGCGGTCTATTATAAGATCGTCCTGGACGATTATCCCGACAGCAAGTTTGCTTCTGAGGCGGTCGAGCGGTTGTCGATCATAGAAAATATGGAGGGTAAATGA